A section of the Kribbella sp. HUAS MG21 genome encodes:
- a CDS encoding methyltransferase domain-containing protein: MSVDPVAHNRVAWDLQVEGGNEWSRPVTPEAIARARAGDWSVVLIGYKPVDRTWFPADLSDVDILCLASGGGQQGPILAAAGARVTVFDNSPRQLAQDQMVAERDGLELRTVLGDMRDLSEFADSSFDLVFNPVSNLFVPELAPVWRECFRVLRPGGTLLCGFLNPDVYIFDNEAMDTRGELIVRHRLPYSDLTHVPPEERERLWGADAPLEYSHTMAEQLGGQLAAGFIITAFDESPHHSDATAGWLPGYYATRALKP; the protein is encoded by the coding sequence GTGAGCGTTGATCCGGTAGCGCACAACCGCGTGGCGTGGGACCTGCAGGTCGAGGGCGGCAACGAGTGGTCGCGCCCGGTCACTCCCGAGGCGATCGCGCGGGCCCGCGCGGGTGACTGGTCCGTCGTACTCATCGGCTACAAGCCGGTCGACCGGACGTGGTTCCCCGCCGATCTCTCCGACGTGGACATCCTCTGTCTGGCCTCGGGCGGCGGACAGCAAGGCCCGATCCTCGCCGCGGCCGGCGCCCGCGTCACGGTCTTCGACAACTCGCCACGTCAGCTCGCCCAGGATCAAATGGTCGCGGAACGCGACGGCCTCGAGTTGCGCACGGTACTCGGCGACATGCGCGACCTGTCCGAGTTCGCCGACTCCTCCTTCGACCTCGTCTTCAACCCGGTCTCGAACCTGTTCGTCCCCGAACTCGCACCCGTATGGCGCGAGTGCTTCCGGGTCCTCCGCCCGGGCGGCACGCTCCTGTGCGGCTTCCTCAACCCCGACGTGTACATCTTCGACAACGAAGCCATGGACACCCGAGGCGAACTCATCGTCCGCCACCGCCTCCCCTACAGCGACCTAACCCACGTCCCACCCGAGGAACGCGAACGCCTCTGGGGAGCCGACGCGCCATTGGAGTACAGCCACACCATGGCCGAACAGCTAGGCGGCCAACTCGCCGCCGGCTTCATCATCACCGCCTTCGACGAGTCCCCCCACCACTCCGACGCCACCGCCGGCTGGCTCCCGGGCTACTACGCCACCCGCGCCCTCAAACCCTGA
- a CDS encoding TetR/AcrR family transcriptional regulator, with the protein MATDQRRRRADAERNAETVLAATRDLLAAGTVPTMSEVAAAASITRMTLYAHFATREALLEAVVRRAVAETDEALTALGLDALDVDEALDRLVRTSWPKLDSHRKVRLAALDHLGQAALRDQHDAAFRHVEQLIARGQEDGAFRTDLSRDWLVATFYAVLHAAADEVDAGRLTSDAAPQILVATLRSLLHAR; encoded by the coding sequence ATGGCCACTGATCAGCGTCGCCGCCGGGCGGATGCGGAACGCAACGCCGAGACCGTCCTCGCCGCGACCCGCGACCTCCTCGCCGCCGGCACCGTGCCGACGATGAGCGAGGTCGCGGCCGCCGCGAGCATCACCCGGATGACGCTGTACGCCCACTTCGCGACCCGCGAGGCGCTGCTGGAAGCCGTCGTACGGCGTGCCGTCGCCGAGACCGACGAAGCGCTGACGGCACTGGGCCTGGACGCGCTCGACGTCGACGAGGCGTTGGACCGCCTCGTCCGTACGTCGTGGCCGAAACTCGACAGCCACCGCAAGGTGCGCCTCGCCGCGCTCGACCACCTCGGCCAGGCCGCTCTCCGGGACCAGCACGACGCGGCGTTCCGTCATGTCGAGCAGCTCATCGCGCGCGGCCAGGAGGACGGCGCGTTTCGTACCGACCTCTCGCGGGACTGGCTGGTCGCCACGTTCTACGCCGTACTGCACGCCGCCGCCGACGAGGTCGACGCCGGCCGCCTCACCTCCGACGCAGCCCCGCAGATACTCGTCGCCACCCTGCGCTCGCTGCTTCACGCCCGCTAG
- a CDS encoding DUF2269 domain-containing protein has protein sequence MKRPVRRALVLVHIIASIGWIGSVATYIALGVLAAANADDLIKRSAWIAMEFTGWYVIVPLAVLSLATGIITSTSGGWGLLRHYWVAISLTLTVFCVAILLLHMPDVTTAANRARDTTRPAHQLGSDLFHPTVGLAILLFIATLNTYKPKGLTRYGHHKAQERRTAP, from the coding sequence GTGAAACGACCGGTACGACGCGCACTCGTCCTGGTCCACATCATCGCCTCGATCGGCTGGATCGGGTCAGTCGCGACCTACATCGCGCTCGGCGTACTGGCCGCGGCGAACGCCGACGACCTGATCAAACGCTCGGCCTGGATCGCGATGGAGTTCACCGGGTGGTACGTCATCGTTCCCCTCGCGGTGCTCTCGCTCGCCACCGGCATCATCACCTCGACCAGCGGCGGCTGGGGCCTCCTCCGGCACTACTGGGTCGCGATCTCCCTCACCCTCACCGTCTTCTGCGTCGCGATCCTCCTGCTCCACATGCCCGACGTCACCACCGCCGCCAACCGAGCCCGCGACACCACCCGACCCGCCCACCAACTCGGCTCAGACCTCTTCCACCCCACGGTCGGCCTCGCCATCCTCCTCTTCATCGCAACCCTCAACACCTACAAACCCAAAGGCCTCACCCGGTACGGCCACCACAAAGCCCAAGAACGCCGCACCGCACCCTGA
- a CDS encoding DUF4383 domain-containing protein, whose protein sequence is MTSHAEHGRHAEHRTRVTSPVQLVAVVAGVVFLAVGVLGFVPGVTTEFDTMTFAGHESEAMLLGVFQVSVLHNVVHLLFGVVGLVLGLRSVGAARAFLVGGGFVYLALWLYGLLIDHDSTANFVPVNGADQWLHLGLAVGMIVLGALPGTRAATESDVQR, encoded by the coding sequence ATGACGAGCCACGCTGAGCATGGTCGGCACGCGGAACACAGGACCAGGGTCACCAGCCCGGTGCAGCTGGTAGCTGTTGTGGCAGGTGTGGTCTTTCTGGCCGTCGGGGTCCTCGGGTTCGTCCCCGGTGTGACCACCGAATTCGACACGATGACGTTTGCCGGGCACGAGTCCGAGGCGATGCTGCTCGGCGTTTTCCAGGTGTCGGTGCTGCACAACGTCGTACACCTCTTGTTCGGCGTCGTCGGCCTGGTGCTTGGTCTGCGGAGTGTGGGCGCGGCGCGCGCGTTCCTGGTCGGCGGCGGGTTCGTCTACCTGGCGCTGTGGCTGTACGGGTTGTTGATCGACCACGACAGTACGGCGAACTTCGTGCCGGTGAACGGCGCCGACCAGTGGCTGCATCTCGGGCTTGCCGTGGGGATGATCGTCCTCGGTGCGCTGCCCGGGACGCGAGCGGCCACGGAGAGCGACGTACAGAGGTGA
- a CDS encoding TetR/AcrR family transcriptional regulator, with protein MPKLWTDTVETHRREVRDAVLHATWKLVSEGGALAVTMSQVAAEVGIGRATLYKYFPDVESILRAWHEQQVEAHLAQLTELRDKSGDPAAALAAVLGGYAKICWHRTRHGVDGLEGVLHRAVDGVRGVDRLHALFTDVLRDAAGAGAVRSDVAPGELASYCVHALAAAGHVPSKPAVERLVGVVVAGLAPIPEG; from the coding sequence GTGCCGAAGCTGTGGACGGACACGGTCGAGACGCACCGGCGCGAGGTGCGCGACGCCGTCCTGCACGCGACCTGGAAGCTGGTGTCCGAGGGTGGCGCGCTCGCCGTCACGATGTCGCAGGTCGCGGCCGAGGTCGGTATCGGCCGGGCGACGTTGTACAAGTACTTCCCTGATGTGGAGTCGATCCTCCGCGCCTGGCACGAGCAGCAGGTCGAGGCGCATCTGGCGCAGCTGACGGAACTGCGCGACAAGTCCGGCGATCCGGCGGCGGCTCTGGCCGCGGTGCTGGGCGGTTACGCCAAGATCTGCTGGCACCGGACCCGCCACGGCGTCGATGGCCTGGAGGGCGTCCTGCATCGGGCCGTCGACGGCGTCCGCGGTGTCGACCGGTTGCACGCTTTGTTCACTGACGTACTCCGAGACGCCGCCGGGGCAGGCGCTGTGCGATCCGATGTCGCGCCAGGCGAACTGGCCAGCTACTGCGTCCACGCGCTCGCGGCGGCCGGGCATGTCCCGTCGAAGCCGGCGGTCGAGCGGCTGGTCGGCGTAGTCGTCGCCGGTCTGGCGCCGATCCCGGAGGGTTGA
- a CDS encoding VOC family protein: MEAAAVTTLDVELARRISAIIERAGFRTEPEIGTGAPRSVQVIEIAIDALDIAGIRPFWKAVLGYGDEAGADGPEDPLVDPVGQGPAVWFQRMDRPRPQRNRIHFDVCVPHDEAERRIESSLAAGGRLVSADRAPAFWVLADPEGNEACVTTWQGRDN, from the coding sequence GTGGAGGCTGCGGCGGTTACCACCCTGGATGTCGAACTTGCTCGGCGGATTTCTGCCATCATCGAGAGGGCCGGGTTTCGGACTGAGCCTGAGATCGGGACGGGGGCGCCGCGGTCGGTTCAGGTGATCGAGATCGCGATCGACGCGCTCGACATCGCCGGGATCAGGCCGTTCTGGAAGGCCGTGCTCGGGTACGGCGATGAAGCGGGCGCCGACGGACCGGAAGATCCGCTCGTCGATCCGGTGGGCCAGGGACCGGCGGTTTGGTTTCAGCGCATGGATCGGCCGCGGCCGCAGCGGAATCGGATTCATTTCGACGTCTGCGTGCCGCACGACGAGGCTGAGCGTCGGATCGAGTCCTCGTTGGCGGCCGGGGGTCGGCTGGTGTCGGCGGATCGGGCGCCCGCCTTCTGGGTGCTTGCCGATCCGGAGGGCAACGAAGCCTGCGTGACCACCTGGCAGGGCCGGGACAACTGA
- a CDS encoding PRC-barrel domain-containing protein: MADQPVGTIVRLDDTALTVADPADDVRGKKVVDSNGEEVGNVEGLMIDESERRVRFLEVGSGGFLGLGEKKRLVPVEAITRIEGDTIHIGREHTHVAGAPEYDPDVVPAPRYYEDQYGYWDYPPFWLSGYTYPPWRR; this comes from the coding sequence ATGGCTGACCAACCGGTTGGAACGATCGTTCGGCTCGACGACACCGCGCTGACGGTGGCCGATCCGGCCGACGATGTGCGCGGCAAGAAGGTTGTCGACAGCAACGGTGAGGAGGTCGGCAACGTCGAAGGGCTGATGATCGACGAGTCCGAACGGCGGGTCCGATTCCTGGAGGTCGGCTCGGGTGGCTTCCTCGGCCTGGGCGAGAAGAAGCGGCTCGTCCCGGTCGAGGCGATCACCCGGATCGAGGGCGACACGATCCACATCGGCCGCGAGCACACGCACGTCGCGGGCGCCCCGGAGTACGACCCGGACGTGGTGCCCGCCCCGCGGTACTACGAAGACCAGTACGGCTACTGGGACTACCCACCGTTCTGGTTGAGCGGTTACACCTATCCGCCGTGGCGACGTTGA
- a CDS encoding FAD-dependent monooxygenase, translated as MAGRQALIVGAGLGGLATAIALRRRGWGITVFERAPELAEVGAGISLWPNAVRALDLLGVGDEVRAVGGIEAAAGFRDAAGRRLFRSDIAAIDELYGQTLMIRRPALLDILKAAVPSDAVTLDTEVAVTGDRPTITYDGREHTADLVVGADGIHSTVRSRLWPTAKRPEYAGYTTWRFITPPLHLDAEASESWGRGERVGIFPLADGSIYSYLTASTPPGITYADDLTELRRRFGHWHDPIPAMLDSVTNDDVLHHDIYSLPPLPSYVSGRAALIGDAAHAMTPDFGQGGGTALEDAVELAEALDANPDVESGLRDYDVRRRRRTQAIARQSGWFGVFAQASGPLTSAVRDTAARLLPARIMLRSLRPMLTWHT; from the coding sequence GTGGCCGGCAGGCAAGCTCTCATCGTCGGAGCGGGACTCGGCGGATTGGCGACCGCGATCGCACTCCGCCGGCGGGGCTGGGGCATCACCGTCTTCGAGCGCGCGCCGGAGCTCGCCGAGGTCGGCGCGGGGATTTCGCTGTGGCCCAACGCCGTACGGGCGCTCGACCTACTGGGAGTCGGCGACGAGGTCCGCGCCGTCGGCGGAATCGAGGCCGCCGCCGGATTCCGTGACGCGGCCGGACGCCGGCTGTTCCGCTCCGACATCGCCGCCATCGACGAGCTCTACGGGCAGACTTTGATGATCCGCAGACCGGCCCTGCTCGACATCCTGAAGGCGGCGGTCCCTTCCGACGCGGTGACACTGGATACCGAGGTCGCCGTGACAGGCGACCGGCCGACGATCACGTACGACGGTCGCGAGCACACCGCGGACCTCGTCGTCGGCGCAGACGGCATCCACAGCACAGTCCGCTCGCGGCTCTGGCCGACCGCGAAGCGACCCGAGTACGCCGGCTACACCACGTGGCGCTTCATCACGCCTCCACTGCACCTGGACGCCGAAGCCAGCGAGAGCTGGGGCCGCGGCGAGCGGGTCGGCATCTTCCCGCTGGCCGACGGCTCGATCTACTCGTACCTCACGGCGAGCACCCCGCCAGGTATCACGTACGCCGACGATCTCACCGAGCTGCGACGACGGTTCGGGCACTGGCACGATCCGATCCCGGCGATGCTCGACAGCGTCACGAACGACGACGTACTGCACCACGACATCTACTCGCTCCCGCCGCTGCCCAGCTACGTCAGCGGTCGCGCCGCACTCATCGGCGATGCCGCGCACGCGATGACACCGGACTTCGGCCAAGGCGGCGGCACCGCACTGGAGGACGCCGTCGAACTGGCCGAAGCACTGGACGCCAACCCCGACGTCGAGTCCGGCTTACGCGACTACGACGTACGCCGCCGACGCCGTACCCAGGCCATCGCGCGCCAATCCGGCTGGTTCGGCGTCTTCGCCCAAGCATCCGGCCCGCTCACCAGCGCCGTGCGCGACACCGCCGCCAGACTGCTACCGGCCCGCATCATGCTCCGATCATTGCGCCCGATGCTGACGTGGCACACCTGA
- a CDS encoding MFS transporter, whose protein sequence is MSHTQMHVEPAAPVDRPRWLTLVLLAFAQFMLIVDITVVQVALPSIGADLDLQRAALTWVVTTYTLVFGGLMIFGGRLADLLGARRTLLTGLVIFTLASLASGLAQNAAVLITGRAGQGIGAALMSPAALSILTMTFHGRERNRALGVWAAIGGAGAAIGVLLSGLLTAGPGWQWVFFVNVPVGLVILLLIPRLVGSDGARERQSLDAPGALLVTAATAALIYGLVHAGDAGWGSAGTLIAIGGAVLGYGAFVLTEAKVAVPLMRPQTLARRPVVSGTFLMLVATGLLLGLFFVTSLYFQHMLRFSAMKTGLLFLPVAIAITIGAQVGAHLISRVGGRVLAVASFALVAVGAALLTQVSPGDSVATAVLPGFVLAALGIGPVFVTATTTTLANVPAAESGVASGVVNTFHELGGSIGVAVVSTVAAASLSSAGVPDVGGFTDAYLASAIAAAAAALVALVLVPAGKPEPVAGHGHGHGHGH, encoded by the coding sequence ATGAGCCACACCCAGATGCACGTGGAGCCGGCGGCTCCGGTCGATCGGCCGCGATGGTTGACGTTGGTGTTGCTGGCGTTCGCGCAGTTCATGCTGATCGTGGACATCACGGTGGTCCAGGTGGCGCTGCCGAGCATCGGTGCCGACCTCGATCTGCAGCGGGCGGCGCTGACCTGGGTGGTCACGACGTACACGTTGGTGTTCGGCGGCCTGATGATCTTCGGCGGCCGGCTGGCCGATCTGCTCGGTGCGCGTCGGACCCTGCTGACCGGGCTGGTGATCTTCACGCTGGCGTCGTTGGCCTCCGGGCTCGCGCAGAACGCGGCCGTACTGATCACCGGGCGCGCAGGCCAGGGGATCGGGGCGGCGTTGATGTCACCGGCTGCGTTGTCGATCCTGACCATGACGTTCCACGGCCGCGAGCGCAATCGTGCGCTGGGCGTCTGGGCTGCGATCGGTGGCGCGGGCGCGGCGATCGGCGTACTGCTGAGCGGCCTTCTGACCGCGGGCCCCGGCTGGCAGTGGGTGTTCTTCGTGAACGTGCCGGTCGGGCTGGTCATCCTGCTGCTGATCCCACGTCTGGTGGGCTCGGACGGGGCGCGGGAGCGGCAGAGCCTCGACGCGCCCGGTGCGCTGCTGGTGACCGCAGCGACGGCGGCGCTGATCTACGGTCTGGTCCACGCAGGCGACGCGGGCTGGGGGTCTGCGGGAACGCTGATTGCCATCGGGGGAGCGGTCCTCGGGTACGGCGCTTTCGTGCTGACCGAGGCGAAGGTCGCCGTACCACTGATGCGGCCCCAGACCCTCGCACGGCGGCCGGTGGTGTCCGGGACGTTCTTGATGCTGGTAGCAACGGGTTTGCTGCTCGGCTTGTTCTTCGTCACGTCGCTGTACTTCCAGCACATGCTGCGTTTCAGCGCGATGAAGACCGGCCTGCTGTTCTTGCCGGTCGCGATCGCGATCACGATCGGCGCGCAGGTCGGCGCCCACTTGATCAGCCGTGTCGGCGGTCGCGTGCTTGCTGTGGCGAGTTTCGCGCTGGTCGCGGTGGGTGCCGCGCTCCTCACGCAAGTGTCGCCTGGTGACAGCGTCGCCACCGCCGTCCTGCCTGGGTTCGTGCTTGCCGCGTTGGGTATCGGGCCGGTGTTCGTCACGGCGACCACCACGACGTTGGCGAACGTTCCGGCGGCCGAGTCGGGAGTCGCGTCCGGCGTGGTGAACACCTTCCACGAGCTCGGTGGCAGCATCGGAGTCGCGGTCGTCTCGACGGTCGCCGCCGCGAGCTTGTCGTCCGCGGGAGTGCCGGACGTCGGCGGCTTCACCGACGCTTACCTGGCCAGCGCGATCGCTGCGGCCGCCGCTGCGCTCGTCGCGCTGGTGCTGGTCCCCGCAGGCAAGCCGGAGCCGGTGGCCGGGCACGGTCACGGCCACGGGCATGGCCACTGA
- a CDS encoding alpha/beta hydrolase, with product MSSNNDDEDRAGWSRRDVVRAAGVGALAIGLGSSVGAGPAAAAGLSHARGPVPRGPGSVSAAPRLSPAFRSTFTSRYVDVGDVRLHAVVGGRGRPLLLVHGWPQTWYAWRMVMPALAKDFQVIAVDQRGIGLSDKPLDGYDTANQARDLVSLMDAFGHQRFAVYGTDTGLSIAYALAADHRDRIARLIVSEASVFGVTPSPALFQPPDLNARLWHLAFNQLPAHINEALVKGREDVFFGAEFDVWAGVNKLPQYAVQYYIRMLRPGRDALHGSFGWYRAIPESAAQNKVRAANRLTLPVLGIVAKEGVPGGAAMAMSLVADNVQAAEVPNGHWVAEQAPDEVLSALTSFLAPYRNEAAR from the coding sequence ATGTCCAGCAACAACGACGATGAGGACCGCGCCGGGTGGTCGCGGCGCGATGTGGTTCGGGCCGCTGGTGTGGGTGCACTTGCGATCGGCCTCGGGAGCTCCGTCGGCGCGGGACCGGCTGCGGCCGCCGGCCTCTCGCACGCGCGGGGGCCTGTCCCGAGAGGTCCGGGCTCTGTTTCGGCAGCGCCGCGGCTCTCGCCGGCGTTCCGCAGTACGTTCACCAGCCGGTACGTCGATGTCGGCGATGTGCGTCTGCACGCGGTCGTCGGTGGTCGTGGCCGGCCGCTGTTGCTGGTGCACGGGTGGCCGCAGACCTGGTACGCGTGGCGGATGGTGATGCCTGCGCTCGCGAAAGACTTCCAGGTCATAGCGGTCGATCAGCGCGGCATCGGGCTGTCCGACAAGCCGCTGGACGGGTACGACACCGCCAACCAGGCGCGTGACCTGGTCTCCCTGATGGACGCGTTCGGGCACCAGCGGTTCGCCGTGTACGGCACCGACACCGGGCTGTCGATCGCCTACGCGCTCGCCGCGGACCACCGCGACCGGATCGCTCGCCTGATCGTCTCGGAGGCATCCGTCTTCGGTGTGACGCCCTCCCCTGCCCTCTTCCAGCCGCCGGACCTGAACGCGCGGCTCTGGCACCTCGCGTTCAACCAGCTACCCGCGCACATCAACGAAGCGCTCGTCAAGGGCCGGGAAGACGTGTTCTTCGGCGCGGAGTTCGACGTCTGGGCCGGGGTCAACAAGCTGCCCCAGTACGCCGTGCAGTACTACATCCGCATGCTCCGGCCCGGCCGCGACGCGCTACATGGAAGCTTCGGGTGGTATCGCGCGATTCCGGAGAGCGCGGCCCAGAACAAGGTGCGGGCGGCCAACCGGCTCACGCTGCCGGTGCTAGGAATCGTGGCCAAGGAAGGCGTTCCAGGTGGCGCCGCGATGGCCATGAGCTTGGTGGCGGACAACGTCCAGGCCGCCGAGGTTCCGAACGGACACTGGGTCGCCGAGCAGGCACCCGACGAGGTACTGAGCGCGCTGACGTCGTTCTTGGCGCCGTACCGAAACGAAGCGGCCCGGTAG